In Syngnathoides biaculeatus isolate LvHL_M chromosome 5, ASM1980259v1, whole genome shotgun sequence, the following are encoded in one genomic region:
- the ankmy2a gene encoding ankyrin repeat and MYND domain-containing protein 2a isoform X2, with the protein MCAAKKGDLAPSEKELFDVITTGNVQEASRLLGCKDVRVNCLDEYGMTPLMHAAYKGKAEMCKLLLRHGADVNCNEHEHGYTALMFAGLSGKTDITWMMLDAGAETDVVNSVGRTAGQMAAFVGQHDCVTVINNFFSRARLDYYTKPQGLEKEPKLPPKLAGPLHKIIMSTNLNPVKVVMLVKENPLLASPAALDKCRRVMELICEKCMKQRDMNEVLAMKMHYISCVLAKCASFLSERDDQLDGLIKSLLKGRDSDGFPVFQEKFIRECVRKFPYSEATLLQQLVRSIAPVSIGNDPTALSVLTQAITGQVGFMDAEFCTSCGEKGAQKRCSICKMVIYCGQACQKLHWFTHKKVCKKLQEEREQRQAQSDQVKEDTEALEEASESLKQLDVDADGETAPAQH; encoded by the exons ATGTGTGCGGCCAAGAAAGGAGACTTGGCCCCAAGTGAAAAGGAGCTGTTTGACGTTATCACGACAG GAAATGTCCAAGAGGCATCCAGACTCCTAGGCTGCAAAGATGTCAGAGTCAATTGCCTGGATGAG TACGGCATGACGCCCCTGATGCACGCCGCCTACAAGGGCAAAGCCGAGATGTGCAAGCTCCTGTTGCGGCACGGCGCTGACGTCAACTGCAACGAACACGAGCACGGATACACCGCACTCATGTTCGCCGGACTCTCGG GGAAGACAGACATCACTTGGATGATGTTAGATGCTGGGGCTGAAACTGACGTCGTCAACTCCGTGGGCAGGACCGCAGGCCAAATGGCCGCCTTTGTTG GGCAACACGACTGCGTGACGGTGATCAACAACTTCTTCTCTCGTGCCCGACTGGACTACTACACTAAGCCTCAGGGTCTGGAGAAGGAACCCAAGCTTCCCCCCAAGTTGGCCGGACCCCTACACAAGATCATCATGAGCACCAACCTCAATCCTGTTAAG GTGGTGATGCTGGTGAAGGAGAACCCGCTGCTGGCCTCGCCCGCGGCCCTGGACAAGTGCCGTCGCGTGATGGAGCTCATCTGCGAGAAGTGCATGAAGCAGCGCGACATGAACGAGGTGCTGGCCATGAAGATGCACTACATCAGCTGTGTGCTGGCCAAGTGCGCCTCCTTCCTCAGCGAGCGTGACGATCAGCTGGACGGACTCATCAAAAG CCTGTTGAAGGGCCGAGACAGCGACGGCTTTCCAGTGTTCCAGGAGAAGTTCATCCGCGAGTGCGTGCGCAAGTTCCCCTACAGCGAGGCCACGTTGCTGCAGCAGCTGGTCCGCAGCATCGCTCCTGTCAGCATC GGCAATGACCCCACAGCGCTGTCTGTGCTGACTCAGGCCATTACGGGTCAGGTCGGCTTCATGGATGCAGAGTTTTGCACTTCGTGTGGAGAAAAGGGAGCCCAGAAAAGATGCTCCATCTGTAAAATG GTGATCTACTGCGGCCAAGCGTGTCAGAAGTTGCATTGGTTCACGCACAAGAAAGTCTGTAAGAAGCTTCAGGAGGAGCGAGAGCAGCGTCAGGCACAGAGCGACCAAGTCAAGG AGGACACTGAAGCACTTGAGGAGGCCTCAGAGTCCCTGAAGCAGCTAGATGTGGACGCCGACGGGGAAACTGCCCCCGCGCAACATTGA
- the ankmy2a gene encoding ankyrin repeat and MYND domain-containing protein 2a isoform X1, translated as MQILLQLTRSCDLFRLHISELYSAQGAKYGMTPLMHAAYKGKAEMCKLLLRHGADVNCNEHEHGYTALMFAGLSGKTDITWMMLDAGAETDVVNSVGRTAGQMAAFVGQHDCVTVINNFFSRARLDYYTKPQGLEKEPKLPPKLAGPLHKIIMSTNLNPVKVVMLVKENPLLASPAALDKCRRVMELICEKCMKQRDMNEVLAMKMHYISCVLAKCASFLSERDDQLDGLIKSLLKGRDSDGFPVFQEKFIRECVRKFPYSEATLLQQLVRSIAPVSIGNDPTALSVLTQAITGQVGFMDAEFCTSCGEKGAQKRCSICKMVIYCGQACQKLHWFTHKKVCKKLQEEREQRQAQSDQVKEDTEALEEASESLKQLDVDADGETAPAQH; from the exons ATGCAAA tattactgcagcttactaGGAGTTGTGATCTTTTCCGTCTCCACATATCTGAATTATACTCCGCCCAGGGAGCCAAG TACGGCATGACGCCCCTGATGCACGCCGCCTACAAGGGCAAAGCCGAGATGTGCAAGCTCCTGTTGCGGCACGGCGCTGACGTCAACTGCAACGAACACGAGCACGGATACACCGCACTCATGTTCGCCGGACTCTCGG GGAAGACAGACATCACTTGGATGATGTTAGATGCTGGGGCTGAAACTGACGTCGTCAACTCCGTGGGCAGGACCGCAGGCCAAATGGCCGCCTTTGTTG GGCAACACGACTGCGTGACGGTGATCAACAACTTCTTCTCTCGTGCCCGACTGGACTACTACACTAAGCCTCAGGGTCTGGAGAAGGAACCCAAGCTTCCCCCCAAGTTGGCCGGACCCCTACACAAGATCATCATGAGCACCAACCTCAATCCTGTTAAG GTGGTGATGCTGGTGAAGGAGAACCCGCTGCTGGCCTCGCCCGCGGCCCTGGACAAGTGCCGTCGCGTGATGGAGCTCATCTGCGAGAAGTGCATGAAGCAGCGCGACATGAACGAGGTGCTGGCCATGAAGATGCACTACATCAGCTGTGTGCTGGCCAAGTGCGCCTCCTTCCTCAGCGAGCGTGACGATCAGCTGGACGGACTCATCAAAAG CCTGTTGAAGGGCCGAGACAGCGACGGCTTTCCAGTGTTCCAGGAGAAGTTCATCCGCGAGTGCGTGCGCAAGTTCCCCTACAGCGAGGCCACGTTGCTGCAGCAGCTGGTCCGCAGCATCGCTCCTGTCAGCATC GGCAATGACCCCACAGCGCTGTCTGTGCTGACTCAGGCCATTACGGGTCAGGTCGGCTTCATGGATGCAGAGTTTTGCACTTCGTGTGGAGAAAAGGGAGCCCAGAAAAGATGCTCCATCTGTAAAATG GTGATCTACTGCGGCCAAGCGTGTCAGAAGTTGCATTGGTTCACGCACAAGAAAGTCTGTAAGAAGCTTCAGGAGGAGCGAGAGCAGCGTCAGGCACAGAGCGACCAAGTCAAGG AGGACACTGAAGCACTTGAGGAGGCCTCAGAGTCCCTGAAGCAGCTAGATGTGGACGCCGACGGGGAAACTGCCCCCGCGCAACATTGA